The nucleotide window aaaaaaaaaaaactttaactttaaaaatCTTGATATGTCtcaaagtattgtgatattatattttgtaatacagtattgattctcaaaaacacagtatttacTTTTAATGAATCTATTTCTTTCAAAGATTGAACTCAGACagtgattggataaaaagtcagtttttcttttacttaaatGTTATGCATATAATGCTGTTTTTtaacagttttcctaaaatttgatAAATAAAAAGTGCAATATGTCGTTTTTCTTACAGTATCACATTATATTGCAGTATATTAAATGGTAACCCCTGTATCATATCACCAGGTTATAATACACAGCTCTACTAttgctattgataacagggttgtgggttcgatacccaggctcagcaagctgccgctgttgggtccttcagcaaggcccttcaccctctctgcaccTCGGGCGCCGCACTGTCTGCTCactattactgtgtgtgtttgctcactagtgtgtattagtgtgtgttcactgcatggatgagttaaaggcggaggccaaattccacctgtgtccaacacaaatggtgaatatggttgacTTGTCCAATGTGCTTTAAGTTCTGTTGCTTGTTAGCTTGTATATCAGAAACTAAACATGTCTAAACTGATCATCTGATTAACTGCATTTTTAGATTAAGGGTGACATTGTGTATGTTACACTTTTAAATAACTGTTACCTTAGTTGGAATGGTGCAGGAGAACAGTACAATCTTCCTTTCTGGCTGTTTGAGAGAATTGTTTTGGGGTTGTTTAGGAAAACACACTGTGACTCAGTGACCTCAGTGATTAACCAACGGACAAAATGACAGACTTTGCCTCTATTTCTTGTCTAGATGGGAGGGGTTatccaagtaaaaaaaaaaaagagctatgGGTTTCTGGTGATTGTGAGCCATTACTCCCAATCCCAGCACAGAAACTTTAGCAACAAAAAGTAGATGAAAGATGTAGATTGTCTGATAACAAGAAATAGCACACTTCTTTGTTCATTCTGTGACTTGTTATTGTTTCCCTTGTCTGGGATATTACTAGTCACTTGTATTGACACAAATTTTTCATACAGGTTAATTTTGCACCATTCTGTTTTCAtgtgtaaaaaataattatatatatatatatatatatatatatatatatatatatatatatatatatatatattgtatattatatatatatattatcttgtttattatttgttgAACAGATGAGTACAGGCTGGTGGAGAAACGGAAACGGACAGAGGGAATGCTGCAAAACCTTAAACTAGGCAACATCCCATCAGGTGAGTTTGACAGTGTTCTTCATACTGTTATTGTCCATAATCAGTGGGCATAAGAGGGTGTGAGCATTTTTACCATGAAGTCATTCATTTAGAATCGGAAACAGTGTGGTAATTGCTTTGGCCATTATCATGGTTTGTGATTTATacaatttaataaaacacaaaccaTGATTTATATGATCTAAAACCAAACACCAAACTGTcatgtctagacgactgggttagagcgtctccaaaacatcaggcaggccttgtcgggtttttctggtatgcattGGTCAGAACCTACTAAATGTGCTACAACAAAAGACAACGAGTTAACCAGTGACAGGGTGACCAGTGACAGGgtctcattgatgtgatccatggaggcaccacctcacaacttacaggacttaaaggatctgctgctaacgccttggtgccagataccacaggacactttcagaggttatgtggagtccatgccttgaaaaGTCAGATCTGATTTGGCTGCACAAGGGTGACTACACAcatttaggcaggtggtgttaatgttatggctgatggatgTATACACCTCAGCACTGTTTACTCTCTACTGTTCAGAATATCACACTGTGAAGGACACATGTTCTCCTGGAAAGTGCTGGTGCAGTATATCAATAAAACTGATAATCATATCTTCTCTGCTCTTATTGGAAATGTACTGTAATAACATTGTTGACCTCATTTgggtgtaaatgtgtgtgtgtgttgtttatttAGGTCACATGACCGAGAAAAGGACATTCAACGTTGCAAGAAGAACAATACCTCCTAAGCCTTCTGTTACCGCTAGTGCTCCACTTGGTAAATACTAAATTTTCTGGAAGGCTTAATAGCTGGAATCTACCAGTCAAAAGAAATGTGACAAGGCAATGTTATGTATgatttgtattcattttttatattttttaaactagGTTTGGATTTTTGTGATAGACAAAGCTTTACTCCTATTTCTAACTAACACAGCTGGAATCACATGGTAGTGCATTAAAGAAATAAGATGTTACATTTGAATAATTATTGTTAATTTGATAGATTTTTGTGTTTAGTGTAACTCTATCAGCGGTCTAATGTGCTAGCACTATGGCCCACGGGTCTCAAGTTCAAAttccgagccatgccgctttgccatcagcgtccggagtccagagagagcacaagaggCAGTGCTCTTTCTGGGcaggtagatggcactctctttTTCCTCATCATtctaaagtgatgttggccagcacaggcgtctatTAGCTGGTGGGGTGGAGCTGGGCACCCGGCGCTTTCCTTCAAGCGTGTCAGCTGTCTGGTGAGGCCGCATAGGCGGAGGTTTGAAAAGAagctacgaatgggtgggttaattggcagcagcaaattgggagaaaaaggggagAAAGTTGACCAAAAAAATCCTTTGGCATTGATTTCCATGAACttaatgaataataatctttagtatataataaaaagtttattttaatttatttaaatctttTACTTGaaccttctctctgtctccctctagtGGTGAATCCAGTGGCTGTGCCTTCTGTTTCTACAGTGAAGCCTCAGTCCTTTTACAGCCCTGCCCCAGGCCATCTGTTTGCTCAGCCTAAAGTAGAACCAGGTCCTGCACCCTCTTCTGGAGATTGGAAGTTCCTCAACAGTCTGACTGTGCAATCTAGTGCACCTCCACAAGCCTCCCAAGACTTCCACACTGTAAATCTGTCCGACCTCCACGACTTCTCCTTCAGTGCTTTCCCTCAGTCCGCTCCAGAGCAAGCCAACACGGGGGCCAGAAGAGATGGACCTGGAAGCAACGTGACTGGAGCTACTATGGCCCAAGAAATCCAAAACAACTTCAATGCCCCATGCGGCGCAACGTTCCGGGAGGAAGCCCAGCTGGACGACGGTGAGCTCCCAGAATTCCCCAGCTTTTCCGAAGCCCAGACGTCAGATGTGGAGAACATCAACATAGAAGATTTCCAAGCACTGCTTGGCCAGAGCGGCATAACTGGGGAAGGATCCTTAGGAATTCGGAATACCGCCGCTTCCGCCAGCTCGGTGGCTCCTCCGGTCTTGGATGCTGCAGCTAGCAACAGCTTGAATCAAGCGGGAAACAATGCAGGGAACAGTGCGACGACATGGATGCCTTTTCCGCCAGCCATCATGAACCTGCTGCAGAGCGAGCAGATGGTGGACACCCAGGCCATTCCCCCTGGATCTCCAGGCTTTGATGATATGGATATGATTAACTCCATGGAGGAAGACCGCCTCATGTCCATTTTTAACAGCGATGCCCAGGTCAGCTTTCTGTCTGGACATCCAACTTAGGTACTACTGGCGTGACCCATAAAAATATAGACACATCCGACTGTCCGATCGACACCATCCTTACATCGGGACTGACTATGCAAAACTCCAAGAAGGGAAAAATGAAACAGAAGGATTATCTTCCTCCTTTTAATATCTCTTATTTACTTCATTTTGCCTCCGTAAAGAGGACCTCCAGAGGATCTGACGTATCAGCTTGTTGAAGATAAAGATGAGGATGAAACTCCCCATGGCTGTTTCCAGTTTCCAGAAATACAGTCAGCAAGATTTTAAAACAGTATCTATTGGAAATGTATATTTGTCAGCATCTCTGAACATTCTAATGAAGTTATAGCACAGCTGTATACTGCCTCTGATATGGTTCTGATAGACTTTAAAAATTTAGCTGCATTTCTACAGAGCGCAGTGTAGCTGGTACACTGATTAATTAATAGTGGGCAGTGCAGGCTCAGCGCTTACAGCACCGGGATATTAATGGCAGGGTTGTGgattcgatacccgggctcagcatgctatcactgttgggcccttgagcaagacccttcacccttcCTGCTCCCGTGCCACCGCAGCAATGggtgcccaccactctgggcatgTATGCTCACTAGTGCATATGTgagtgttcactgcatggatgggtttaacacagaggccaaattccatctgttttCGACACAAATTGTCTTGTCTAGATTTATAGGGACTCTTGAGCCAATGCTAATATCCTATATCATTTTTCAAGTTTAATCATCAGTTGATACCAATACATAGACATTAGGTGTGTAGCTAGTGATGACTAGGGGTGTAACGGTACTCAGAATTTGCAGTTCGGTTCGCACCATGATTTGGACCTCATGGTTCAATACAAGTGTGGTACaacgtgaaaaaaaaaacagaacaagacTAACCCAgggttttttatttaatttgaacaGTCGTGCAAGTTACAGTTTGTTCCACCTAGTGGTGTATAGTGCTTCCCTGAGGTGTTAATTAAGCAGCAAAGTAAATGTTAGCATGCTTAAtgtgtttatacacacacacacatgcgcataaagggggggggggggcaagactacagttactatagcaatgctcctaaaccactacagttcccacaataccattcGACTCCAACGCCTTACAGCTTAAGGTTTCGGGGGTGACCGCAGGTTTGTGATATTACTGTATTAACCCTATCAGTACATACTATGTATTCTTTGCTCGACTGCATGCGCCGAACCATGTGCCTCGTACCATATACACGTACCGTTACACTCCTATTCTTGATAAGATAATGTTGTGCGTCCACTGAATATAATTTTTCTTTGTAGTTTTGTTTATTTCGTTTATGTTtggtttattttgtgtatttttgtatCGTGTTATGTCTTGCA belongs to Salminus brasiliensis chromosome 24, fSalBra1.hap2, whole genome shotgun sequence and includes:
- the rela gene encoding transcription factor p65, whose protein sequence is MDVPGLFGWPQPPVPQGNPCIEIIEQPKARGMRFRYKCEGRSAGSIPGEKSNDSTKTHPAIKVHNYSGPLKVRISLVTKTQPYKPHPHELVGKDCKHGYYEADLPERRVHSFQNLGIQCVKKKDVAEAVSCRLQTQNNPYNIPEAKVWEEEYDLNAVRLCFQATITLSSGEPYSLEPVVSQPIYDNRAPNTAELKICRVNRNSGSCKGGDEIFLLCDKVQKEDIEVRFFRDTWESKGSFSQADVHRQVAIVFRTPPYCDTNITEPVRVKMQLRRPSDREVSEPMDFQYLPPDPDEYRLVEKRKRTEGMLQNLKLGNIPSGHMTEKRTFNVARRTIPPKPSVTASAPLVVNPVAVPSVSTVKPQSFYSPAPGHLFAQPKVEPGPAPSSGDWKFLNSLTVQSSAPPQASQDFHTVNLSDLHDFSFSAFPQSAPEQANTGARRDGPGSNVTGATMAQEIQNNFNAPCGATFREEAQLDDGELPEFPSFSEAQTSDVENINIEDFQALLGQSGITGEGSLGIRNTAASASSVAPPVLDAAASNSLNQAGNNAGNSATTWMPFPPAIMNLLQSEQMVDTQAIPPGSPGFDDMDMINSMEEDRLMSIFNSDAQVSFLSGHPT